CCACGAGCTCGGTGACTCGTGCCAGTGCCTCAGGTCCGGTGATCTCTGTCATGCCGACAATGCTGGTGCACCGCGGGCGGACGCGCACGGGGTTGACAGGTCCCGTGGCACGTGCTGCGCCGAGGGCTGTCGACTCCCGGTCCGTGGCTCGTGCGTCTCGACGGTCGCGTGTGACAGGCTGGAGGCATGACCGACGACGTGCTGCCGGAATCGCTGAGTGCCGAGATCAACACCGTGCTCGATGAGGCGGGGGTCACGACGGACCGACGACTCGTCCTGCGCATGATGCGCACCGCGCTGCTTCTGGGCGAGGATGGCACCGACCGGCTCGACCTCAAGATCGCGTCCGCGGCGCTGGCCGAGATGCGCGACGCCTTCCGGCTCTTCGCCCCTTTCGAGGGAGTGCCCAAGGTCACGGTCTTCGGTTCCGCCCGCACGCGGCAGGACGATCCTCTCTACGTCCAGGCGCGAGCCGTCGCCGAGGCTCTCGCCGCGGACGGCTGGATGGTCGTGACGGGCGCCGGCCCCGGCATCATGCAGGCCGCCGCCGAGGGTGCGGGTCCTGCGCTCTCGCTGGGCGTGTCGATCCGGCTGCCGTTCGAGGAGAAGGCGAACAGCCTCGTCGCGGGGAGCGATCACGTCGTCGCGATGAAGTACTTCTTCACCCGCAAGCTGATGCTGATCAAGGAATCCATCGGATTCATCTGCCTCCCCGGCGGCTTCGGCACCCTCGACGAGATGTTCGAGCTCCTCACTCTGCAGCAGACGGGAAAGGCCGAGCCGACCCCCATCGTGCTGCTCGACGAACCGGGCGGCACCTTCTGGAACGGGCTCAAGCGGTTCATCGATGAAGATCTCGCGCCCACCGGGGTGATCTCCGAGGGTGACTTCGACCGCGTCGTCATCACGGACTCGGTCCAGTCGGCGGCCGCCGTGAT
The sequence above is a segment of the Microbacterium sp. Root553 genome. Coding sequences within it:
- a CDS encoding TIGR00730 family Rossman fold protein, translated to MTDDVLPESLSAEINTVLDEAGVTTDRRLVLRMMRTALLLGEDGTDRLDLKIASAALAEMRDAFRLFAPFEGVPKVTVFGSARTRQDDPLYVQARAVAEALAADGWMVVTGAGPGIMQAAAEGAGPALSLGVSIRLPFEEKANSLVAGSDHVVAMKYFFTRKLMLIKESIGFICLPGGFGTLDEMFELLTLQQTGKAEPTPIVLLDEPGGTFWNGLKRFIDEDLAPTGVISEGDFDRVVITDSVQSAAAVIAGFWRNYDSLRWVGDTLVLRLRAEPTDAELDALNEQFAGMLISGRIERSAPRSPEVSDDDVLHLPRLALHLDQRQVGNLFRLIGAINALESAPAL